The Pyrus communis chromosome 12, drPyrComm1.1, whole genome shotgun sequence genomic sequence cctacaagagagagaaagctagaggatatttattcattttcccctagcaatcttctacagtTACCAGTGCAAATGAccatttttcattgttttcttcatcttcatgccgcaccaaggtaagaaaagatgatttttccttgtcttcgtAATTTTTGGGAGCCTCGAGGCTTGAAATTTGGCTTGCTGGGGGTCGAGGATATGTGAAAAGTTGGTTGGAGGAGGCCACGGCATGGCTATCGTGGGTGGTTGGCTGCCATTGGCTTGGTGCAGTGGCAACTCGGCACGAGCCAAGGTTCAAGTGCAGTGGCGTGGGTCGCGGGGTCAGGCCTGGTATGGGCCAGGTGTGTGAGTTGTTGGGGTACTAAAATTGGGCCGTTGGGCTTGGACGCGCCCCCTTCATTCGGATTGGGACGTTGGGCTTGGACCCATGCCAGTGTGGTGGTTGGGCTGATGAGGCACGGGCCTCCTTTCCtttatctgtttttttttaatgctgGGCTCGAGCCCGTGCATGAGAGAAGAGGGAGAGCTGCGGGCTGGAATTATCTTGGGCTAAGGAGCCTATCGCACTGAgctcttcaacttttttttaaattttttttatgcaacCGTCTAACAAATTTTCCTTGCgtctttgtagaatttctttGAGCATGTCTTTTTCAAGTCATAAAGGTGATGATGGTGTACCGCCGTTGTATAGTCAAGGTGGGTCCTTGAGTAAGGTGGGCTATTTCAAGGCTGCTCACTTCAAAATTAGCTTTGATGACTCGTTTAAAGACTTTCTTGAGGCTTATAGGTATGCCATTCCATCGGGGGTGCACGTGAAGTGTGTAAAGGAAGGTAACAGCTATGAGCCATGTAGTAGGGCTCGAAGAGCCATCAAATTTCAACCCTACTACtttgtgttgggatttacttttcctatGCCGCGTTTCTTCCAAAAGGTGCTTTGCTCCATGAAATGTGCCCCTGCTCAATGTTCTCCCAATGCGATCTATGTGATGGTGGGATTCTTTAATCTAAGCCAATTCTTTGACTTGGATTTGACCGTCAACGAGTTTAGGTACTTCTTCGATATAGGCCACATTGAAGGGGTTGAGCAGCTACGTTCTCGTCATAGGCTTTTTGATCACTCGAGCAAGGTAGATCATGACTGGGCCAAGgagactttggagataagtggAGAATGAGAGTCTAATTCTTCCCTAGAGCTGCGCGTTTCGACAATTTTTATCTTCGGTAAGTATACTGCTCAATCTCTCAGCTGCTTTGCATTTTCGCTAAGCTACTTTCTGATTTACTAATTGTCTTCCTCTGCTCTTGTGGATTTGGAATTCGGCTTAACTCCTAAAACTTCTCCATATATGAAGAAGGTGTATGTTACACTAGGTATCCCTTCTGAATATCGTGAGTGTCATTGGCTGCTTAGTCCTCTTCGTCGGGAGAAAGATAGGTTGCTCCTGAGAGAGGAGGTAAATCGGATCAAGGTAGAGGCATTAGCTTGCCCGATCACCGTTGTGGAGCCTGTAACAAATGAAGGTGGGAAAAAGAGATTTTCCCCGCCTACTCAAGAGATGCCGGCTGAGAAGAAACTAAAGACTTTTTCTGCTGCTCGCGAGGGTTCCCCGGCTGCCCTCAGGCTTGTGATTAACTTGACTTTTTCCAAAGGAGAGAAAGATGAGGCTGCTGGATTTGTGCCATTGATGTCTGCTGTTCCAAAGGTGGCGAGTTAgattgctgataggattgctTAGCGTAGAAGTTCCACCGTGCCCCCAGTTTTGAAGTTTGTGCAAAAACATCTGTCTAGGGCTAAGTTTGGTTCATCTTTGGAGAGACTTGCTACTATGAAGAGCAGCAAGGTGAACTCATATACTAAAGTGGCACCAAAACCCACTCATCTTGTTGCTGAGATTGATTAGCCTGTTAAGAGTGAGGAGACTGCTTATGCAGGAAATTATGAGAAATCAACCAAGCCCGCTCCCGGGGAAGCTATTGAGGTTTGTGCACTCTTGAAACCAGATCTGCTTGAAGGCATAAATGCATATACCATGTTTATTGATGGCGTTAAAGGGGTTGTctgcccaagttcctttgtgaaACATATGACCAAGTATGGGAAGACTGCTTTGCTTGCCATGATGCAAAAAACGGTGATCTGGCAGCTGAGACTATATTCCTTGATCAAGAGGATAACAAGGTTACCAAGGGGGTGGCAAAGACTATGACGGCCCAAGCCTATTTCTTAGTCGAGAAGATCAAGAAGTTGGAATCTGAGCTTGctgctttgaaggggtctaatatctctgccctcacttctctgcagcttgagacCGCTTGCCAAGAGATCATAGATTtaaagactaggcttgacgtgatccaagttaagtataaAAGTGCAGAGAATGAGAATGGGTGTTATATGCCTTAGATTCAAGACCTTGAGCGTGCAATTTATGAGATTCGTTCTACTACTTACGTAAAGGATGAAGAGCTGATCTCtacttataatcaagtgatccacttcaaaaAGGTTAttgataggcttgaaccccaagtgttggaactccaaggtgctTTGAAGATCAACAAGAGTCTAAAGAAGGAAGTGGAAGAGCTGCAACGCGTCCGTGTTAGCCTGCTCAAGGAGAATGGGCAGCTGAAGAGTGATAAGGTTAGGTAAGAGACCTCGCTTGCTCAGAGTCAagccgatttctacaagctgggttatgtagaCTATCTCTTGCCATTTGGCTTTGAGTTTGCTGGGAAAGACTTTAAGACATTTTTTATTTCTCCGGAAGACTtgtttgcttttacttttgaggcttccattggtgaagtagtcggagAAGTTGGTGCCCAAGCTGGAGCAGCTGGGGGTGAAGCGCCGGATGATACCACTGCTGAGAACGTCACTGCTGCTGAAGGTGTGGCGACCAAGTAGTCGTGGGATATCCAAGCTGCTGAAGAGTAGTCTTCTTAGATAGTCTTtaagattttctttgttttccttgttactttttgctttgcttgaactttTTCGAcctttgctagttgtttatcaattttgctagaaaatttaataaacttgcctCATtcgcttttcttcatcttcgatTCTTTTGTTCATACTCAACCTTTAACTTTTAGATTAGTGGTAGACGTGCTACTTTTTAATAAGCAGACAGGCTCGCATAGCATATGCAGCCAtgggtgttggtgtagaactttgcaaagttgttagccataggatCAGCAACCAGACATCTTACTTACAAAAGTAGACAAGTCCGCGTGaccactaggctgttaaccttggctttcttcaaTCCTTTGAGCTGTGTGGTCTGCATCACAACGTACTAAAGATTTTTGGGTTATGAAATTCACTAACCTTTCGTATAAAAAATACACGGTTGTATGGAATTTCGTAAGCAAAGGTTTGCGTGACCACTAgtctgttaaccttggctttctttaATCGTTTGAGCTGTACATAAGTGATCAATTGTTGAAGCATGCAGTcgagccaagttgtaaattacttctgaattcctcattgaaaaaaaagtgaaacGAACAAAAACTTAGCTGTAAAGTagaaactgcataacaactggatagtcctcAGCTTACGAGATGGTGCCCGTTAAATTGCTTAAGTCTTCGGGTTTTGATGTAGCAGGAGatcacacatggtacttccttaGATTGTAGGCGTTCCATTGCTTTTCAATCTCTTTATCATTCATGGTGGCGATGGTGTAGCTACCCTTGTTGCCTACTCTGTtgatcttgtacggaccttcccagataggatccatctttttggaacCTTCTCTTCAGGCGGTGGTGAAGACTTTTCTTAGGACTAAATCTTTGGGCTGGAATTGTCGAATCTTGGCCTTTTTGTTGTAGCTAGAGATGAGCTGCTGCTGGTAAGCTGTGATGTGGGTGATGACCCTTTCGCATttctcctctgccagatctaGATTAGTCGTCATCTTCTTTTCATTTTGCTCGACGCTTGGGAGTAAAGTGCTGATACTTGGCACGATGACATTGGGaggaatgattgcttctgaaccaaatgccaaaaaGAAGAAAGTCTCACCGGTTGCTTGTCGTTTAGTTGTGCGATACACCCAAAGGTATCCAGGGAGTTCAtttggccattttcccttcttgtcggagaaggatttcttgaggcaatcGAGGAttgtcttgttggatgcttcggcATGCCCATTGCCTTGAGGATACCTCGGTGTTGACATGTGTTGTTTGATGccatatttttggaagaacttcgccaaatcTTTGCCTACGAATTGCATACCGTTGTCTGTGATGATGGATTGAGAGATGCTAAATCGATAAATGATGTTCCTTCATATGAAATGTTTTATCTCCGTCTAAATTGTTTTTGTCATAGGTTATGCTTCTACTCGTTTGGTGAAGTAACCAGTTGCTATGATCATCATGCATCTGCCCCTAATAGTGTGCGGCATCAACCCTACCAATTCgattgcccactgcatgaaCGGCCAAGGACTCGTCTGCGGATGTAGTTCACTGGCAGGCAGTGTTGGTATCGGCTTTTAGCGTTGGCAGCTGTTGAACTTTTGTACTAATTCCTTAGCATCTTGATGCATAGTAGACAACTAGTAGCTTGTGTTAAGAGTCTTCTATGCTAAGGATCGGCCTCTGGAGTGATTTCCACATACCCTTTTGTGGATTAAACTTAGAACCTTTAGGTCGTCGACTGGTGCTAGGTAGCGAAGATGTGGACCTGTGTAGGATATTCGGACGAGAATGTCGTTCCATATGTAGTAGCGTGCTGCCTTCGTTTAGAGCTTTTTAGACTTCAACTTTTCCATGGGAAGTGTGCTATTAACCAGGTAGTCTATAATGGAACTTTGCCAGTTTGGAGTTACACTAACCTGTGACACCTTGGTTGCCGACTCCACTTTtatgcttggcttgtctagataCTCCACCGGAATAGAGCGATTGAGTTGGTGGTTAAGGGTGGAGCCTATGCTAGGAAGCGCATTTACTTGAGTGTTGTCTGCCCAAGGAAGTTGAGTGAGTATAACTTTGAAATGCCTCAACTTGCTTTTGCACATTCTCTAGGTATTGCGCCATTCTTGGATGTTTCGCTGTGTACTCCCCAGTAATATAGCTAATGATTAGTTGAGAATCGAAATGAATTGCTAGCTTCTTCACACtcaagtcttttgccattctGAGGCCTACTAGTAAGGCCTCATACTCTGTTTCGTTGTTGGATGTTTTGAAGCATAGAGTGATTACCTGCTCGAACATCGAACTGTTTAGGGCGACAAGGACCACGCCTGCTCCTTAACCCTTGTAGTTAGATGTGCCGTCgacatgcaaatgccagaaATCTCCATTAGATGAAGCAGATGCGGCTAAGGTGTGCTTAGTTGCCTCTGGGGCGTCATTAGGTTGCCCTGTTGCATTGCCTAGGCTAGGCGTGAATTCTGTTATAAAGTCCGCTAAAGCTTGGGCCTTTATCGCCATGCGGGGTCGAAAAACTAAGCCgtattggccaagttccaacACCCATTTCATAACTCATTGAGAAGCATCTGGTCTATATATGATTGATCGTAGTCATGACGATGATTGTGTGAGCTTGAAAATATGGTTTAAGCTTCCAAGTAGCAATAACTAGCGCGAAAATTAATTTCTCGATCTTTAGGTATTTTGTTTCCTCATCAAGAAGagctttagaagtgtagaatatTGGCAGTTGGGCCTCTAGCTCTTCTCATATGAGGGCAGAGCTTACTGCTACTTCTGAGACTGCTAAGTAAATGTATAAATCCTCCGCTACTTCCGGCTTAGATAGTAAGAGAGGTGATGTGAGATACTTCTTTAGGTCTTGGAAAGCTCTTTCGTACTCATCATCCTATTTGTCTCGTTGTGCCCTCTTGATGGCCTTGATAAAAGGCTTACATCGATCGGTGGATCACTGGAGAAAACGGTTGAGGGTGGCTTCTGGTCTAGTCAAACTTTGGATCTCCTTTAAGGTAGTTGAAGACTTTATCTCTAGGATTGCTCGAATTTGTTTGGGATGTGCTTCGATTCCTTGTGGGGTTACTAGGTACCCTATGAATCTTCCTAAAGATACTCCAACTATGCATCTGGCGGGATTGAGCTTCATCTTGTATCTTTTAAAGATGTTGAAAGTTTCCGCCAAGTTACCAATGTGGTTTGATTGCTACTTGCCCTTCACCATGATGTCGTCAACATAGACCTTCATGGTTACTCCAATttgcttcttgaacatcatgtttactaacTTTTGGTAAATGGCTCATGCGTTGTTGAGGCCAAAGGGCATGACGTTGTAATAGTAGGTGCCTCGCTCGATCACGAACATGGTTTTCTACTTGTTGGGCTCGTACATGGCTATTTGGTTGTAGTCGGTGTGGAGCAAAAAATGGTCAAGAAAAATGTGGAGGCAATACATGGATTCttgggtgaaaaaaataaaattaccctTGAAGCACACCAGGACTCCTACGCGcaagcagtggacaatcatgactcaatcaaggtcaaaagtggtcaaaataggtatttattcaaaaactatttcatccatcctcatcatatcatccccacaaggtaactctcaattattcattcaaattaggattaattacctaaattaattgattaatttcctaattaattaattaatttcctaattgattgcaagatattattttgatataCTATTTTGCACTTACACCCaaaaaccaccataagtggcTGGACTctttttctccaaataggggccggccacacccctatatatagcccCTCACTTTTTGCAAAACCTAAGTCCAATTTTCTTCTAAAATTCTCGaaatttctctaaacactttctcCCTAATCTCTCACATTAGCATCGTAGGTTCTTCAGCTAAAGCCCTCCCCAACCccacctcccccccccccccccaaaaaaaaaatcatcgtgggtgcgtgaggcttttggccttgaccttaggtgttaattgttttgtaggtgcattttcatccaaGAGGGAGAAGGCGGatatttgcatccacaaattagTGCTTTCATAGAGAGTTTGATTCACATgctcgaagaagactctcgcattcaacgtttttaatttcttgttcatttgtagatttttcgtatgtTCTTAatcctagaatttttttttataaaattctttgaataaacgtagaagaaaagtacaatgattAGAGATTTGGAAACCACGACGAACGGAATTTCCAATGTTCAAGAATTTGGACCATGGTGATCTACGAGGCTCAACACGATGACGAGTGGAGCGCCACCACCCCCGTTGGGCACCACCGTATAACCACCATGGTAGCAGCCACGACATCAACCCTCGACGAGCCTACTGCTCATGGTGAGCAGGCCACCTTGCAGCAACAGGCCCAAGCCCTTGCCACAAGGCAGCCAACTTAGAATGAGTAAGCCACGGCCCAAAAGGTGCAAgtagggctgggttcggttcgaaatggtttggttttttgccaaaacagaaaccaaaccgaaatttcggttgggttcaattttttttcggttcggtttcagtCTGGttcgatttttcttttttttttttttttttttctttcgttcttcgtcttcttcttcagtTGCAAAAAGAATTCCGAATTGTCgaaaaaattgaatacattCTTCAATCGGTCTTCAAATGCACTTAATAAGATACCTTAAAAACAAACATATGCAACTGGTTGTTGGCAAATTACATCTAAACCAATCAAGAAATTTAAGTGCACCATTGGGAAATAAATGAGATTTAAGCTGCTCATCAGCAATTAAACAACAATCCTTGCATTTCTTAATTTCCAAGTgaatcaaattacattcaagAAATTTGAATTATACATTACAGCTGACATCTACCATTTCACCCTTTTACTACCATGCATAATCAAGAAAAACAAGAGCATAAAAACCCATAAATCAACAGATAAATAAGAGAGATTAGGGATCTTTGGTGAAGGGAGGGCTACTGCGGGTTATGGAGAAGAGGGTAACGATTCGGAACCCAATCATTCAAtcataaattaaacaaatttacaAGATTGGGAAGAAAATCGATGAAATTGATATAACAAGAACATCGTTTTCGAACCTGAACTTCTTGAAACAGGCATTGTAGTGGTGACCCACCTAAAAATGATGAAGATTGTTGTAAATCCTTGTATAAATCACTTACAGTTGCAGACATTCGAGCtttcaaagaagaaattattcgaGCTGCAAGAATTCGACAGTGGAAGAGAGATCCTTGACGGTGGGAGAGAGAAATGCTGAGAGTGAGAAGTCAGAGAAGATGAAATGCTGAGAGTGAGAAGTCAGAGAGATTCTTACTGTTAAGTTGGCTGAAGCAAGCAAGCAAACGCCCTCAACCAAGAGGTGTAAGGGGTTCGAAACCTTTAGCCTTCAGATTTTTGAGTATTtgtatatttaatatataattaattatattaaataattaaatataaatctgTTCGGTTTGGTCCGGTTCGGTTTCTGGACCACGAAAATCAAAACTGAACCAacctatttcaattcaattcggTTCACCTAgtttggttcagtttttttCTACTTCGGTTTGGTGTTCGATTTTTTAAACCCAACCCTAGGTGCAAGCCTTGAAGGCAGCCTAGCTTGCTGCCACTTCAGTAACCTAGGCCTAGACGCTAACAGCCGAAGCCTGGCACGCCCAGGCCCACGCCACAGAGCAGTGCCAAACCTAAGCTCGTGCCATTTTTCAAAGCATGGCCCAGGCCCACTTCGCACAATAGCTGGCCCAAGCCGCGCTGAGGATGAAGCAGGCTTGGCGCCCATATGCATTGCACGCGAACAACATATACACGTGGCCTAGCCCACGTCAGTGGCCCAACCTGCTCCTGTAGCCCAATTTGAGATCCAACCCACTCTTGTGGCCATCCAAGCAATCCAAGACCAGTTCAACCGTCTCGACTTCATCTTTCTAGACCAACGATTGAATCAGGcgtattttcacttatttttccATAAATTTGACGTATCCCAACTTAAATCTCGGTCTCAGAGTCCACTACATCTTCACTACTCAAAGAGACATATATCGTTTAAGCTCTTCTAACCtaaatggagaacaacacttgtctcgacaagttatAGAGTTGACAAGCACCCTTGCGcagcagacgaccttggtgaatcagttCTTACAACGTACCGAGATGCACTGTGCCCCAAAGAAAATGTCCCGAaataggacaagggcagacgatAAACCTTTCCAAGAGCGTCCTGGAAAGCAACCACTCGACCAGTCACAAATCGAGTGTTTTGACGGTGTACATTCCTAAGTCCCCGAGATAGCATATACTCTTGTCTTAGCACGTggaggagcgtgcactctcCGATGAGCATACACTCACGGTTGGGGTCACACtctgataatcaacatgagtaaccttccaggcgaagtgttcattcacaGCTAGGCCCCCAAAAAGCATCATCGATCTCACATCGGGGTAGGCAGCATGACAAACAGAGAGAATCAGCCACTCAAGCCGACTCAACTTCAACCGGCACCCTACGAAAAACTCGCTCGCCTGCTATGAACATACCCCATGCACTGCAACTATGGCATAGACAAgtcaaacatatgaaaaagaaacctAGACCAGAAGGTCATGATTAGGGGCAGCCTCTGCTACCCCAAACAAAGGCAAATTTAAGAAGAAGTCTGACCATTTGTTTAAACGTCAAAAAGAACCCAAATGAGTCACTTTGTGACTATATGAATAGGTTTAAAAcagagaaggcaaagatagtcaTTTGGGACGAGGCTCGCCGATGCACATTCAAAGCAAATCTGAGCGACTTTGAATATGAAGTCCCCCACTACTCTGAAGGAGATTTAAGGTCTGATTGGATGAGCATCCATATTTAAAgcagcaataagctctaccTTCATACGAGAAGAGTTGAGGGCCTAACTACCTGTATTCTATAGTTCAAAAGCTATCCTCGATGAGGAAACCAACTACCAGAAATTCAAAACCTAACTTTGGTGACAGTTGTTGCAACCCAAAAGCTTAAGTTATACATTTACACGCACGTAGTCATCCTCATGATGCACTATTTTACCTAATCTAGACGCACGATGACAAATGCGCAAACACTAATGGTGCAAAGTTTTTTTACGAACGTAATAACTTAACCCAAAAGGCACTCCAAGGGTAGACGAACACTAGAAGGACACTCGGAAGCAGTTAGGCATCAGTTCCTGCTGCGCGTCACACGGTCCCAACCGACCCTTGCTCCATAATTCAGCTCTAGAATGGCTCGATGAGGTATCTAGACAAACCAAGCATTAAGGCGGAGCTGGCAGTCGAAGTGTCACAGGTTAGTATAACTCCAAACTGGCAAAGTTCTATTATAGGCTACCTAATCAATGGCACATTCCCCACATAAAGGTTagagtctagaaagctccaaataaaaGTAGCACACTACTACATATGGAAAGACATTCTCGTCCAAAGATCTTACATGTGGAATGACATTATCGCCCGAAGATCCTACTAGCGTCTCCCAACGACCTAAAGGTTATAAGCTTAATTCATGAAGGCATTTCTGGAAATCACTCTAGAGGCTGATCCTTAGCGCATAAGGCTCTTAACGCAAGCTATTACTGGCCTACCATGCATGAAGACGCTAAGGAGTTAGTGCAAAAATGCGACCGCTACCAATGCTACAAGCCGGTACTAACACTGTTTGATAGCGAGCTACATCCACGGACGAGTCATTCACCATTCATGTAGTGGGCAATCGACTTGGTAGGGCCAATGCCGCCCGCTACTGggggcagaggcatgatgattgtggtaaCTGATTACTTTACTAAATGGGTAGAAACAGAGCCCATGACAACCACGACTCCGGTGAACATATAGCGTTTCATATAGAGGAACATTATttgccgatttggcatcccAAATCCATCATCACTAATAACGGACCGTAATTCATGGACTAAGATTTGGCGAAGTTCTACCAAAAGTATGACATCAAGCAATACATGTCTATGCCGAGATATCATCAAAGCAATGGGTAGGCCGAACCATCTAACAAGATGATTCTCGACCGCCTTAAGAAATCCCTCTCTGATAAGAAGGGAAAGTGGCTAGACGAACTCCTTGGatgtctatgggcatatcgtacgACCAAACGACGAGCCACCAGTGAAACTcgtttctctttggcatttggttcagaaACAATCATTCATTCCAAATGTCATCATGCCAAGTATCAGTACTCCATTGCCAAACATTTAGCAGAATAGTAAGGAGAAGGCCACAAacttagatctggcagaggagaaGCGTGAGCAAACCATCACCCCTATCGCAGCCTACCAGCATCAGTTCttctccagctacaacaaaaaTGCCAAGATCCGGCAGTTTCAACCcggagatctagtcctaagaaaagctttcatcaCTACTCGCcaagaaggctccaaaaagatagATCCCATCTGGGAAGGTTCGTACAAGATCAAGAAAGCAGACGGCAAGGGTGGTTACACGTTTGCCACtatgaacgacaaagagatcgaaaagTAGTGGAACGCCTACaagaagtaccatgtgtgaccttCCGCCACATCTAAGCCCGCCTCAAGCAGCGTGACAGACACCACCTTGCAAGTCGATGACTATCGACttgttatgcagttcctaccGTACAACTAAGTTCTTGTtcgtttcactcatttttcaatgaggcattcagaagtaatctacaacttggctcggctacatgtttacaacaattgatcattcCTGCATTTTAAAAAGAGACAGCGACCTTCTTAGGGACTCATTGCAGGAATTGCGCTCCCCGAAGGACCAACtatgctctctagtgcgagagtgTAAACAatttccccgacacccatctgggtctgctctctagtgtaagaggataaactaattgctctccagtgcaaaagggtaaaccaattccctgacactCATATGGGTCTGCTCTTCAAGGCGGGAGGATAAACTTACACCtt encodes the following:
- the LOC137711331 gene encoding uncharacterized protein yields the protein MSTPRYPQGNGHAEASNKTILDCLKKSFSDKKGKWPNELPGYLWVYRTTKRQATGETFFFLAFGSEAIIPPNVIVPSISTLLPSVEQNEKKMTTNLDLAEEKCERVITHITAYQQQLISSYNKKAKIRQFQPKDLVLRKVFTTA